In Listeria cossartiae subsp. cossartiae, one genomic interval encodes:
- a CDS encoding CDP-glycerol glycerophosphotransferase family protein, which produces MKLVQKVYYLLFRLVGFLPRRKELVMFESFSGKQYSCNPRAIFEYMEEHNPEYELLWSVNPKYVALFEAYGVPYVKRFSVSWLFKMGLAKYWISNSRLPLELPKPKKTIYVQTWHGTPLKKLGVDIDEVHMPGQTTEQYKADFVKEAQKWDYLVSPNAYSSAIFRRAFGFTGEMIESGYPRNDILFSEDKELKIANIKKELAISEEKKVILYAPTWRDNAFYETGKYKFDLKIDIAKMQEKFGDEIVLLVRMHYLVAEHFDFTKYGDFVRDASNHEDIRDLYLVSDLLITDYSSVFFDYANLQRPMLFYTYDLAEYRDTLRGFYFDFEQNAPGPLVETNEELMSELEKMLENPPKIEDRFLEQFCTWEDGHAAEETVKIVFAEK; this is translated from the coding sequence ATGAAATTAGTGCAAAAAGTATATTATTTACTATTTAGGTTAGTGGGATTTTTACCACGAAGAAAAGAATTGGTGATGTTTGAAAGCTTTTCAGGTAAGCAATATAGTTGTAATCCGCGGGCTATTTTTGAATATATGGAGGAACATAATCCAGAGTATGAACTTTTGTGGAGTGTTAATCCAAAATATGTCGCTTTATTTGAAGCATACGGGGTTCCTTACGTGAAGCGCTTTTCTGTTAGTTGGTTGTTTAAAATGGGGCTGGCAAAGTACTGGATTTCCAATAGTCGCCTTCCTTTAGAACTACCAAAACCGAAAAAAACGATTTATGTCCAAACATGGCATGGCACCCCTTTGAAAAAATTAGGTGTGGATATTGATGAAGTACATATGCCGGGGCAAACGACAGAACAATACAAAGCTGATTTTGTGAAAGAGGCGCAGAAATGGGATTATTTAGTTTCGCCTAATGCTTATTCTAGCGCTATTTTTAGACGGGCGTTTGGCTTTACGGGAGAGATGATTGAGTCGGGCTATCCGCGGAATGATATTTTGTTTAGTGAAGATAAAGAATTGAAAATCGCGAATATCAAAAAAGAATTAGCTATTTCGGAAGAAAAGAAAGTCATCTTATATGCGCCAACGTGGCGTGATAATGCTTTTTACGAAACTGGGAAATACAAATTTGACTTAAAAATCGATATCGCAAAAATGCAAGAAAAGTTTGGCGATGAAATTGTATTACTTGTGCGCATGCATTATTTAGTTGCGGAACATTTTGATTTCACGAAGTATGGTGATTTTGTTCGCGATGCTTCAAATCATGAAGATATTCGCGATTTATATTTAGTTAGTGATTTGTTGATTACCGATTATTCTTCTGTATTTTTTGATTATGCGAATTTACAGCGTCCTATGTTGTTTTATACGTATGATTTGGCAGAATATCGCGATACGTTACGAGGCTTTTACTTTGATTTTGAACAAAATGCTCCTGGTCCGCTTGTGGAAACGAATGAAGAATTAATGAGTGAACTGGAGAAAATGCTTGAAAATCCACCTAAAATAGAAGACCGCTTTTTGGAGCAGTTTTGTACTTGGGAAGATGGCCATGCAGCAGAGGAAACAGTGAAAATTGTTTTTGCTGAAAAATAG
- a CDS encoding nicotinate phosphoribosyltransferase produces MTNLFQDDSLTLHTDLYQLNMMKAYFDDGLHERRSVFEVFFRDMPFDSGFVVFAGLERIIHYMQNLRFTETDITYLHDELGFDGPFLEYLRNFKFKGNILAAKEGEFVFKTEPILQVEASLAEAQLIETVLLNIVNFQTLIATKAARIRSVIDDETFAEFGTRRAQEMDAAIWGTRAAYIGGCDSTSNVRAGKIFGIPVSGTMAHAMVQAYRDELEAFRSYAKTHFDSIFLVDTYDTLKSGVPNAIKVAKEMGDKINFIGIRLDSGDMAFLSKKARQMLDEAGFPEAKIFASSDLDEHTILSLKAQKAKIDSWGVGTKLITAYDQPALGAVYKMAAIADENDILQDSIKLSSNTEKVSTPGKKKVYRIITNEDGLKAEGDYIALADESLENVDKLTMFHPVHTYIMKTVENFTARELLVPIFQNGELVYDMPSLDEIKAYKEENLALLWDEYKRTVRPEQYPVDLSVKCWKNKMRNIEKVRKSVQLHSPVELDMPF; encoded by the coding sequence ATGACAAATTTATTTCAAGATGATAGTCTAACGCTGCATACAGACTTATACCAATTAAATATGATGAAAGCGTATTTTGACGATGGACTGCATGAGCGTAGATCGGTGTTTGAAGTGTTTTTCCGGGATATGCCATTTGATTCAGGTTTTGTTGTGTTTGCTGGCCTGGAACGAATTATTCATTATATGCAAAATTTACGTTTTACAGAAACAGATATTACTTATTTACACGACGAACTTGGCTTTGATGGGCCTTTTCTGGAATATTTACGTAACTTTAAATTTAAAGGAAATATACTTGCGGCAAAAGAGGGCGAATTCGTTTTTAAAACGGAGCCAATCCTTCAAGTAGAAGCAAGTCTTGCAGAAGCACAATTAATCGAAACAGTTTTGCTTAATATTGTGAATTTCCAAACGCTAATCGCGACAAAAGCGGCGCGAATTCGTTCGGTGATTGACGACGAAACATTTGCGGAATTTGGTACAAGACGCGCGCAAGAAATGGATGCGGCTATTTGGGGGACACGAGCAGCTTATATTGGTGGTTGTGATTCGACGAGTAACGTTCGCGCCGGGAAGATTTTTGGCATTCCTGTGTCTGGTACGATGGCGCATGCGATGGTTCAAGCTTACCGCGACGAACTCGAAGCATTCAGAAGTTATGCAAAAACGCATTTTGATTCGATTTTCTTAGTAGATACATACGATACGCTAAAATCTGGCGTGCCAAATGCGATCAAAGTGGCCAAAGAAATGGGCGACAAAATCAACTTTATCGGTATCCGTTTAGATAGTGGGGATATGGCCTTCCTATCCAAAAAAGCGCGCCAAATGCTAGATGAAGCTGGTTTTCCAGAAGCGAAAATCTTTGCTTCAAGCGACCTAGATGAACATACTATTTTATCGTTAAAAGCGCAAAAAGCAAAAATCGATTCTTGGGGTGTGGGCACAAAACTAATCACCGCTTACGACCAACCAGCACTAGGGGCCGTTTACAAAATGGCTGCGATTGCTGATGAAAATGATATTTTACAAGATTCGATTAAACTTTCAAGTAATACCGAAAAAGTGTCGACTCCGGGTAAAAAGAAAGTTTACCGGATCATTACAAATGAAGATGGCTTGAAAGCAGAAGGCGATTATATTGCTTTAGCGGACGAATCACTCGAAAATGTCGATAAACTAACGATGTTCCACCCAGTCCATACGTATATTATGAAAACAGTCGAGAATTTCACCGCGCGTGAGCTACTTGTACCAATTTTCCAAAATGGGGAACTTGTGTATGATATGCCGTCATTAGATGAAATTAAGGCTTATAAAGAAGAAAACTTGGCGCTACTTTGGGACGAATATAAACGAACAGTTCGCCCGGAGCAATACCCAGTTGATTTAAGTGTAAAATGTTGGAAAAACAAGATGCGCAATATCGAAAAAGTGCGTAAAAGTGTTCAGCTTCATTCACCAGTTGAGCTAGATATGCCGTTTTAG
- a CDS encoding CDP-glycerol glycerophosphotransferase family protein, whose translation MKKLAIYIYMLAVKVTGCLARIFPVKSKVVFLVSFAENPTAILKQMKEMQVTPNTVVFYDPRVDVTDWSFDFIQLKPKNIGHFFSLMFHMNTAKVVITDNYFVELAGLKERENVTCVQIWHANGALKKFGWEDKAAQKRSAADKKRFQAVYQRFSKVLVGSDEMATIFQKSFLLDDSHMLKLGVPRTDNFFNQQQLKKNADWTHEKLKLSDKKKLLYAPTFRDGELHSTRLHLDIAKMKQVLGNEYQLILKLHPSMSNDLAKVDDDFVVYADKETPIETILPVVDILITDYSSIPFEFALLEKPIIFFTYDLEEYDEARGLSDGFLATIPGPFVHTTEELIQVIEQEAFDLEMVRAFAARWNKYSDGHSSERFVSFLKEQLKK comes from the coding sequence TTGAAAAAACTAGCGATTTATATTTACATGCTTGCTGTGAAAGTAACTGGTTGTTTAGCGAGGATTTTTCCAGTTAAGTCAAAAGTTGTTTTTCTAGTAAGTTTTGCTGAAAATCCCACTGCTATTTTGAAACAAATGAAAGAGATGCAAGTGACGCCAAACACAGTTGTTTTCTATGATCCACGGGTGGATGTGACGGATTGGTCATTTGACTTTATTCAGTTGAAACCGAAAAATATCGGGCATTTTTTCTCGTTGATGTTTCATATGAACACGGCGAAAGTAGTCATTACCGATAACTATTTTGTGGAATTAGCAGGGCTAAAAGAGCGGGAAAATGTGACATGTGTCCAAATTTGGCATGCAAATGGGGCTTTGAAAAAATTCGGCTGGGAAGATAAAGCTGCGCAAAAAAGAAGTGCCGCCGATAAGAAGCGATTCCAAGCTGTATACCAACGTTTTTCGAAAGTGCTTGTTGGGTCCGACGAAATGGCCACGATTTTCCAAAAGTCTTTTTTGCTTGATGATTCGCACATGCTGAAATTAGGCGTTCCAAGGACTGATAATTTTTTCAACCAACAACAATTGAAGAAAAACGCGGATTGGACGCATGAAAAATTAAAGCTTTCTGATAAAAAGAAATTATTATATGCGCCAACTTTTCGCGATGGGGAGTTGCACAGTACTCGTTTACATTTAGATATTGCGAAAATGAAGCAAGTACTCGGAAATGAATATCAATTAATTTTAAAATTACATCCGTCTATGAGTAATGATTTAGCAAAGGTAGACGATGATTTTGTTGTCTATGCCGATAAAGAAACGCCGATTGAGACGATACTGCCGGTGGTGGATATTTTAATTACCGATTATTCGTCGATTCCATTTGAGTTTGCTTTACTGGAAAAACCGATCATCTTTTTCACGTATGATTTGGAAGAATATGATGAAGCTAGAGGGCTGTCAGATGGCTTTTTAGCAACGATTCCTGGGCCATTCGTTCATACAACAGAGGAACTAATACAAGTAATAGAGCAAGAAGCATTTGATTTAGAAATGGTTCGTGCTTTTGCGGCGAGATGGAATAAATATTCAGACGGACATTCTAGCGAGCGCTTTGTTTCCTTTTTAAAAGAACAGCTGAAAAAGTAG
- a CDS encoding glycosyltransferase family 2 protein, with protein MKFAIIMPFYNAEKRLALSIDSIVKQSYSFLKHVEVLLINDGSSDGSGAIANRYAAKFPNNIRVLTVPNGGPAKARNIGIHNVSEDTDFVGFLDADDIMSSNMLASIVAFSKESDVNMLVPAFYYLDDFGKKQKISAHKLNYRFANGNRVADIENEPQAIHFYIGGTFLRYDRLKEFAFDESLYFAEDQLLITQFLLKNRRYGLIADAGYYYYRDLQQKGSLVSSSWKKPERYTPFLQKVYQSYLTDSKETFGSVIPYVQYLIAYHAKLFFYKENSYFREVLSETEQETFVRELQKILQEVGASTIMELDTPLVVKEMMCSILRNGWPLHFEAVDEQRTPLVTVKENYRIGKAVTIELLVEEARTNASKWVARTAFKDVPARLVKRKVDQTIWDIVVREQGTIEKAVFKLKPYQTKARLFYQAEEQETPIADINIVSSILGKLKRNRALKRKFKQGGVS; from the coding sequence ATGAAATTTGCGATTATAATGCCTTTTTATAATGCGGAGAAAAGGTTAGCATTATCCATAGATAGTATAGTGAAGCAGTCTTACAGCTTTTTGAAGCATGTGGAAGTACTGCTTATTAATGATGGAAGTTCGGATGGAAGTGGCGCTATCGCAAATCGTTACGCTGCAAAATTTCCGAACAATATTCGCGTGTTGACCGTTCCAAATGGTGGTCCGGCAAAAGCACGCAATATTGGTATACATAATGTAAGCGAAGATACAGATTTTGTTGGCTTTTTAGACGCGGATGATATTATGTCTAGCAATATGTTAGCGAGTATTGTTGCCTTTTCAAAGGAGTCTGATGTTAACATGCTTGTGCCAGCTTTTTATTACTTAGATGATTTTGGTAAAAAACAAAAAATTTCAGCTCATAAATTAAATTACCGTTTTGCAAATGGAAATCGAGTTGCTGATATCGAAAATGAGCCACAAGCAATTCATTTTTATATTGGCGGTACTTTTTTGCGTTATGATCGTTTGAAAGAATTTGCTTTTGATGAGTCGCTTTATTTTGCGGAAGATCAGTTGTTAATTACGCAGTTTTTACTGAAAAATCGCCGGTATGGTTTAATTGCGGATGCGGGTTATTATTATTATCGTGATTTGCAGCAAAAAGGTTCATTAGTAAGTTCGTCTTGGAAAAAGCCGGAAAGGTATACGCCATTTTTGCAAAAGGTCTATCAAAGCTATTTAACCGACTCGAAAGAAACGTTTGGTAGTGTGATTCCTTACGTTCAGTATTTGATTGCGTATCATGCAAAATTGTTTTTCTATAAAGAAAATAGTTATTTCCGGGAAGTGTTGAGTGAAACAGAGCAAGAGACCTTTGTGCGGGAATTGCAAAAGATATTGCAGGAAGTTGGGGCTAGTACGATTATGGAGTTAGATACGCCACTCGTAGTCAAAGAAATGATGTGCTCAATTTTACGAAATGGCTGGCCGCTGCATTTTGAAGCTGTTGACGAGCAGAGAACGCCACTTGTTACTGTGAAAGAAAATTATCGTATTGGAAAAGCTGTGACAATTGAATTATTAGTGGAGGAAGCGCGAACGAATGCTAGCAAATGGGTTGCGAGAACGGCTTTCAAAGATGTCCCAGCTCGGTTAGTTAAACGAAAAGTGGATCAAACTATTTGGGATATTGTTGTTAGAGAACAAGGTACGATAGAAAAAGCGGTATTTAAATTAAAACCTTATCAAACGAAAGCGCGTCTTTTTTATCAAGCTGAGGAACAGGAAACGCCTATCGCGGACATAAATATCGTAAGTAGCATTTTAGGGAAATTAAAACGCAATCGAGCGTTAAAGCGAAAGTTTAAACAGGGGGGAGTATCCTGA
- a CDS encoding VOC family protein: MALNAKSITIGLPVSDLEKSASWYEKLFMSDEKLTPVEGVVEYQIGSVWIQLFEEKINVSENVLRIGVEDLDVEFERLKTLGVITDEVIEDAPGIIRYFVFSDPDGNKLSFYWLYDHE; this comes from the coding sequence ATGGCTTTAAATGCAAAGAGTATCACTATAGGACTACCAGTAAGTGATTTGGAGAAATCTGCTAGTTGGTATGAAAAACTATTTATGAGTGATGAAAAATTAACACCAGTTGAAGGCGTTGTTGAATATCAAATTGGTTCAGTTTGGATTCAACTTTTTGAAGAAAAAATAAATGTTTCAGAAAACGTTTTACGCATAGGGGTAGAAGATTTAGATGTGGAATTTGAACGTTTAAAAACACTTGGAGTAATAACTGACGAGGTGATAGAAGATGCACCAGGTATCATTCGATATTTTGTCTTCTCTGATCCTGATGGTAATAAGTTGTCATTCTATTGGTTGTATGACCATGAATAG
- the guaA gene encoding glutamine-hydrolyzing GMP synthase: protein MFKIMKDFTEQEKIIVLDFGSQYNQLITRRIREFGVYSELHPHTITVEEMKALNPTGIIFSGGPNSVYDEDAFRADERIFDMGIPILGICYGMQLMTTHFGGKVERAKDREYGKADIHVEKPSRLFAGLPTDQVVWMSHGDLVVEEPAGFEVTATSKSCPIAGIADEERSLYGVQFHPEVRHSVYGNELLKNFALNVCGCKGDWTMENFSEVEIAKIQEIVGDKKVLLALSGGVDSSVVGVLIHKAIGDQLTCIFVDHGLLRKGEADQVMATLQGEFNMNIIKVDAKKRFMDKLAGVSDPEQKRKIIGNEFIYVFDDEANKLDGVEFLAQGTLYTDIIESGTATAQTIKSHHNVGGLPEDMQFKLIEPLNTLFKDEVRALGTELGMPDAIVWRQPFPGPGLGIRVLGEITEEKLEIVRDSDYILREEIKNAGLEREIWQYFTALPNIRSVGVMGDGRTYDHTVVVRAVTSIDGMTADWARIPWDVLEKISVRIVNEVDHVNRVVYDITSKPPATVEWE from the coding sequence TTGTTTAAAATTATGAAAGACTTTACCGAGCAAGAGAAAATTATCGTTCTAGATTTTGGTAGTCAGTACAATCAACTAATTACGCGCCGCATTCGTGAATTTGGTGTGTATAGTGAATTACATCCGCATACTATTACAGTTGAAGAAATGAAAGCACTAAATCCAACGGGGATTATTTTTTCAGGAGGACCTAACAGTGTGTATGACGAAGATGCCTTCCGCGCAGACGAAAGAATCTTTGACATGGGAATTCCGATTTTAGGAATTTGTTACGGTATGCAATTAATGACAACGCACTTCGGTGGCAAAGTAGAACGTGCGAAAGACCGCGAATACGGGAAAGCGGACATTCACGTCGAAAAACCAAGTCGTTTATTTGCTGGACTACCAACCGATCAAGTAGTTTGGATGAGTCATGGCGATTTAGTCGTTGAGGAGCCAGCTGGTTTTGAAGTAACGGCTACAAGTAAATCTTGCCCAATTGCAGGTATTGCGGACGAAGAGCGTTCCCTTTACGGCGTGCAATTCCACCCAGAAGTACGTCACTCCGTTTACGGCAATGAATTACTGAAGAATTTTGCATTAAATGTTTGTGGCTGTAAAGGCGACTGGACAATGGAAAACTTTAGTGAAGTAGAAATCGCGAAAATCCAAGAAATCGTAGGCGACAAAAAAGTCTTACTTGCCCTTTCTGGCGGCGTAGATTCCTCTGTTGTTGGTGTGTTAATTCATAAAGCAATTGGCGACCAATTAACATGTATTTTCGTAGACCACGGCCTTCTTCGTAAAGGGGAAGCTGACCAAGTCATGGCGACATTACAAGGCGAGTTCAACATGAACATCATCAAAGTAGATGCGAAAAAACGCTTCATGGACAAACTTGCTGGCGTTTCCGACCCAGAACAAAAACGTAAAATCATCGGTAACGAATTCATTTACGTATTCGACGATGAAGCCAACAAACTAGACGGCGTAGAATTCCTAGCACAAGGAACACTTTACACAGACATCATCGAAAGTGGTACAGCAACTGCCCAAACAATCAAGTCGCACCACAATGTAGGCGGTCTACCAGAAGATATGCAATTTAAACTAATCGAACCTTTAAATACACTGTTCAAAGATGAAGTTCGCGCACTAGGAACAGAACTTGGCATGCCTGACGCAATCGTTTGGCGCCAACCATTCCCGGGCCCAGGCTTAGGAATCCGCGTTCTTGGCGAAATTACGGAAGAGAAATTAGAGATTGTTCGTGATTCTGATTACATTTTGCGTGAAGAAATTAAAAACGCTGGCTTAGAACGTGAAATCTGGCAATACTTTACTGCTCTTCCAAATATCCGTAGCGTTGGTGTTATGGGTGATGGTAGAACATATGACCATACTGTGGTTGTTCGTGCGGTGACGAGTATTGATGGTATGACAGCGGATTGGGCACGTATTCCGTGGGATGTACTGGAGAAAATTTCGGTGCGGATTGTGAATGAAGTGGATCATGTGAATCGTGTTGTTTATGATATTACGAGTAAACCACCAGCTACGGTTGAGTGGGAGTAA
- a CDS encoding helix-turn-helix domain-containing protein — protein MKTKMPEMLSFISEEAVSRKMTSEEIAAHFGYDKHHFSRKFKEINGFSVVEFLSSLKVEKAIIELDEEIRILDLQEHSGFESSGSFTNTFKKYTGSSPRKYKTEMNDIFYDMKRFENDHKDKSIAHFQEKNDSFCNVTIDVPDEFEKGIIFIGLFRTLIPNHMPISGLATKNLIGNQLKNIPSGDYYLLACAISQSNNILSYFNLSNSLRGKEDEKLSFPKCSGKHYEIKLREPIPEDPPILANVGKILISCLKNTI, from the coding sequence ATGAAAACGAAGATGCCTGAAATGCTTTCTTTCATTTCAGAAGAAGCTGTTAGTAGAAAAATGACAAGTGAGGAAATTGCTGCTCACTTTGGTTATGATAAACATCACTTTAGTCGAAAATTTAAAGAAATTAATGGATTCAGTGTGGTTGAATTTCTTTCTAGTTTAAAAGTGGAAAAGGCGATTATTGAACTTGATGAAGAAATACGCATACTCGACTTACAAGAACATTCAGGTTTTGAAAGTAGTGGTAGTTTCACAAATACGTTTAAAAAATATACAGGTAGTTCTCCTAGAAAATACAAAACCGAAATGAATGATATTTTTTATGATATGAAACGTTTTGAAAATGATCATAAGGATAAGTCGATAGCGCATTTTCAAGAAAAGAATGATTCTTTTTGCAATGTAACTATTGATGTACCTGATGAATTTGAGAAGGGTATCATATTTATTGGGCTTTTCCGTACTCTTATACCGAATCATATGCCTATATCCGGATTAGCTACTAAAAATTTAATAGGAAATCAATTGAAAAATATTCCAAGCGGAGACTATTATTTATTAGCTTGTGCGATAAGCCAGTCTAATAACATTCTATCTTATTTTAATTTAAGTAATAGTTTGAGAGGGAAAGAAGATGAAAAGCTATCTTTTCCTAAATGTTCTGGCAAGCATTACGAGATTAAGCTGAGAGAACCAATACCAGAAGATCCACCAATATTAGCTAATGTGGGAAAAATTTTAATCTCCTGTTTGAAGAACACAATCTAG
- the tagD gene encoding glycerol-3-phosphate cytidylyltransferase, translating into MKKVITYGTFDLIHWGHIRLLERAKALGDYLIVAISTDEFNRIKHKEAYHNFEHRKLILEAIKYVDEVIPESNWEQKLEDVKNRDIDIFVMGDDWEGEFDFLKPYCEVVYLPRTDGISTSKIKDDLK; encoded by the coding sequence ATGAAAAAAGTAATTACATATGGCACATTTGATTTAATTCACTGGGGGCATATTCGTTTATTAGAGCGAGCAAAAGCTTTGGGTGATTACCTTATTGTAGCCATTTCAACAGATGAATTTAATCGAATCAAACACAAAGAAGCATACCATAACTTTGAACATCGCAAGTTAATTTTAGAGGCGATCAAATATGTCGATGAAGTGATTCCAGAAAGTAACTGGGAGCAAAAATTAGAAGACGTTAAAAATCGCGATATTGACATTTTTGTGATGGGTGATGATTGGGAAGGCGAATTTGACTTTTTAAAACCTTATTGTGAAGTGGTTTATTTACCGCGTACAGATGGTATTTCCACTTCCAAGATAAAAGACGATTTAAAATAG
- a CDS encoding VOC family protein, with amino-acid sequence MTLNAKSITIGLPVSDLEKSASWYEKLLMSDEKLVPVEGVIEYQIGSVWIQLFEEKINASKNVLCLEAENLEVEFERLKTLGIITNEVIEELSGILRYFDFTDPDGNKLSFYWLYEQE; translated from the coding sequence ATGACTTTAAATGCAAAGAGTATCACTATAGGGCTGCCAGTAAGTGATTTGGAGAAATCTGCAAGCTGGTATGAAAAACTGCTTATGAGTGATGAAAAACTAGTACCGGTTGAAGGGGTTATTGAATATCAAATTGGTTCGGTTTGGATCCAGCTTTTTGAAGAAAAAATCAATGCTTCTAAGAACGTTTTGTGTTTAGAGGCAGAAAATCTAGAAGTAGAATTTGAACGTTTAAAAACACTTGGGATAATAACTAACGAGGTGATAGAAGAGCTATCAGGTATCCTTCGATATTTTGACTTCACTGATCCAGATGGTAATAAGTTATCATTCTATTGGTTATACGAACAAGAATAG
- a CDS encoding putative quinol monooxygenase encodes MKVGYGLLTAFHTHPGERDQLVQILLEAAESLDEYNTCIQYIVSESENEADTVFVSEIWVDKGHHEASLDNPAVKETIARAKPLIKEVRRIQELDILGGKGV; translated from the coding sequence ATGAAAGTTGGTTACGGGTTATTAACAGCATTTCATACACATCCAGGAGAGCGAGATCAGTTAGTACAGATTTTGCTTGAAGCAGCAGAAAGTTTGGACGAATATAATACGTGCATCCAGTACATCGTCAGCGAATCCGAAAACGAAGCAGACACAGTGTTTGTTTCGGAAATTTGGGTCGACAAAGGACACCACGAAGCATCTCTAGATAACCCAGCTGTAAAAGAAACGATTGCACGTGCGAAACCTTTGATAAAAGAAGTAAGACGAATACAAGAATTAGACATACTCGGTGGAAAAGGCGTATAG
- the nadE gene encoding ammonia-dependent NAD(+) synthetase — protein sequence MEIRDKILADMQVAETIDAHEEIRKSVEFLKAYLKKNTFLKSFVLGISGGQDSTLTGKLAQMAISEMRAETGDDEYQFFAVSLPYGTQLDESDRQDALNFMAPDNRLTVNIKASVDASVAALKDAGIELSDFAKGNEKARERMKVQYAIAAMHKGVVVGTDHSAEAITGFYTKYGDGGTDINPLFRLNKRQGKALLKELGCPEHLYLKKPTADLEDNKPALPDEVALGVTYDQIDDYLEGKEVPADAAAKIENWFIKTEHKRHMAITIFDDFWK from the coding sequence ATGGAAATCAGAGACAAAATTTTAGCAGATATGCAAGTAGCAGAAACGATTGATGCACACGAAGAAATCCGAAAAAGTGTCGAGTTTTTAAAAGCATATTTAAAAAAGAATACGTTCTTAAAAAGCTTTGTTCTTGGGATTTCTGGGGGACAAGATTCGACTTTAACCGGAAAACTAGCACAGATGGCGATAAGTGAAATGCGAGCAGAAACGGGCGACGATGAGTACCAATTTTTCGCGGTGAGCTTGCCATACGGAACACAATTAGATGAATCGGATCGCCAAGATGCACTGAACTTTATGGCGCCAGATAACCGTTTAACCGTGAATATTAAAGCTTCGGTGGACGCGAGTGTTGCGGCGTTAAAAGATGCAGGGATTGAACTATCTGATTTCGCCAAAGGGAACGAAAAAGCGCGCGAACGGATGAAAGTGCAATATGCGATTGCGGCAATGCATAAAGGTGTCGTTGTTGGGACAGACCACTCGGCAGAAGCTATTACAGGCTTTTATACGAAATACGGCGATGGGGGAACGGATATTAATCCACTGTTCCGATTGAATAAAAGACAAGGCAAGGCGCTTCTCAAAGAACTTGGCTGCCCAGAGCATCTATATTTGAAGAAACCAACTGCGGATTTAGAAGATAATAAACCGGCACTTCCTGATGAGGTCGCGCTTGGTGTGACGTATGACCAAATTGACGATTACTTGGAAGGCAAAGAAGTTCCGGCAGATGCAGCGGCAAAAATCGAGAACTGGTTTATTAAAACCGAGCATAAACGCCATATGGCAATTACTATATTTGATGATTTCTGGAAATAG
- a CDS encoding PTS sugar transporter subunit IIB, whose product MQTLMIVCAGGATSSLMAQNVVKSATSEGMDAILLFPDDVKYKDSFHEKYSERDLVVVMGPVGAITAGKFRDYKEQVDAVLVAPQVKYMYKTVEEVLGELNIPCANIDSLDFGRMRGDKILTQGLALMNAKNSK is encoded by the coding sequence ATGCAAACGTTGATGATTGTTTGTGCTGGCGGCGCGACTTCCAGTTTAATGGCGCAAAATGTCGTGAAAAGTGCTACGTCAGAAGGGATGGACGCGATTTTATTATTCCCGGATGATGTGAAATATAAGGATAGTTTTCATGAAAAATACAGCGAGCGGGATTTGGTTGTCGTCATGGGACCAGTCGGCGCGATTACAGCTGGGAAATTCCGCGATTACAAGGAGCAAGTTGACGCAGTTTTAGTAGCCCCGCAAGTGAAATATATGTATAAAACAGTAGAAGAAGTGCTGGGTGAACTGAATATTCCTTGCGCCAATATTGATTCCCTTGATTTCGGTCGGATGCGCGGCGACAAGATTCTCACGCAAGGTCTAGCCTTGATGAACGCGAAAAATTCCAAATAA